Below is a window of Methylosinus sp. PW1 DNA.
CGGCTTTGCGCCGCATTACCGGCTGCATCGCGAGGATGTGCCGGGCAATCCCGATATCGCCTATGTGGGGAGAAAGCGCGCCATATTCGTGCATGGCTGCTTCTGGCACGGACATGATTGCGCGCGCGGCGCGCGAACGCCGAAGACCAACGCCGATTATTGGCGCGCCAAGATCGCGCGCAATCGCGCGCGCGACATTGCGCATCAGGAAAAGCTCGCCAGCATCGGCTGGCGCGCGCTCATCGTGTGGGAATGCGAGCTGAAGGACCGCGCGGCGCTGGAAGCGAAGCTGCGAGAGTTTTTGGCGTGAGCCGTCATCGCGAGCGGAGCGAAGCGATCCAGGGGCCGCCTCACGGCTCTGGATTGCTTCGCCTTCGGCTCGCAATGACGAAGGTCAATCCTTCGCGCGCTCGACGTAAGAGCCGTCTTCCGTCTGGATGACGATGCGCGTGCCGGCCTGGATGTGCGGCGGCACCATCACGCGGGCGCCGTTGGAGGCGATGGCGGGCTTGTAGGAAGAGGAGGCCGTCTGGCCCTTCATCGCCGGCTCGGTCTCGGTGATCTCGAGCGTCACGCGGGCCGGGAGCTGGATTCCAACCGCCACGCCATTGAACAGCGACAGAATGCAGACCATGCCTTCCTGCAGCCATTGGGCCTGATCGCCGAGCACATCCTTGGGCACGATGACCTGGTCGTAGCTCGCGGTGTTCATGAAGGTGAAGCCATCGTCATCGCCGAAGAGATAGCTGAAGTCCTGATCCTCGACGAAGGCGCGCTCGACCTGCTCGGTGGTCTTGTAGCGGTCGGCGACCTTCACCCCGTCGGAGAGGCGGCGCATGTCGATCTGCGTCGTGGGCGTGCCCTTGCCGGGGAAGAAGCTCTCGGCCTTCAGAACGACATAGAGATGGCCGTCCTCCTTCTCGATGATATTGCCCTTGCGGATCGAGCTGGCGATGACTTTCACGTTGTTTATCCTCGATTGCTGGCCGCGTTCGGCCGGTCTATGAACGGCTCGGACCCTTTTCTGATCCGGTCGGATCAAAAAAGGGTCCGATTCGCATTGGAGCGATCAGATCGCTCGAAAAAAGGCTCGTCCGCGCCTCTCGCGCGGGACTCGGCCGCCGCCCTCGAACCCATGGATGGCTCGACGAATGACGCGAGTGTCGCCCTGGTGGGCCAGGGATGTTTACGCCGATCGCAAGCCATTTCTCAAGGCTCGCGCGCGGATCGCCGCCGCCCTGCGGCAGTTTTTCTCTACCCAAGGCTTCGCCGAGGTGGAGACGGCGGCCCTTCAGCTCTCGCCGGGCAATGAGACGCATATATCGGCTTTCGGCGTCGATCTCGTCTCCGACGCGGGTGAGGCGAGCCGGCTCTATCTCCATACGTCGCCGGAGTTTTCCTGCAAAAAGCTGCTGGCGGCGGGAGAGGAGCGCATCTTCACCTTCGCCCGCGTGTTCCGCAACCGCGAGCGCAGCGCCCTCCACCATCCCGAATTCACGATGCTGGAATGGTATAGGGCGCATGAGCCGCCGGAGCGGCTGATGGAGGATTGCGCCGGCCTGCTCGCCGCAACGGCCGAGGCGCTGGGCGTCGAGCGATTCGCCTATAGGGGCGCGAGCGTCGATCCTTATGAGGAGCCGGAGGCGATCTCCTGCCGCGAGGCCTTCGATCGCTACGCCGGCATGGACCTCGCCGCGCTGCTCGGCGACCGCGACGGCCTCGCCCGCGCCGCCGCGCTGGACGGGATCCGCGTCGCCGAGGACGATGATTGGTCCGACCTCTTCAGCAAGATTCTCTCCGAGAAAGTGGAGCCGCAGCTCGGCCGGGCGCGCGCGACGCTGCTCTGCGACTATCCGGCGAGCGAGGCGGCGCTGGCCCGGCCCAAGGCCGACGACCTGCGTTTCGCCGAGCGTTTCGAGCTCTTCGCCTGCGGGGTGGAGCTCGCCAATGGCTTCGGCGAGCTGACCGACCCGGCCGAGCAGCGCCGCCGTTTCGAAGAGCAGATGGAAAAGCGCGCCCGCATCTATGGCGACCGCTATCCGGTGGACGAAGATTTCCTCGAAGCGCTGGCCCATATGCCGCCGGCGAGCGGCATAGCGCTCGGCTTCGATCGGCTGGCGATGCTGGCCAGCGGGGCGGAGCGCATCGAGCAGGTTCTGTGGACGCCGGTGGCGGAAAAGGGGACGTAGCCGCCGCGCCTTTTGTGCTCGAGGCGCCGATCGATGGCGTGGAATGCGAGCAGCGCCGTCGCCAGCGCGAGGGCCAGCAGCGCCTCCGGCGCGCGGAGGCCAAAGATCGCATAGCCCATGATCATCGCCGGAAAATGGAAGAGATAGAGCGGATAGGAGAAGGCCCCGAGATAGGCCGCCGCGCCGCGTAGCCGCTGCGGAAAGGCGATCCTGCCGCGAAGGAGAAGCGCAGCGAGCGGCGCGAGAAAGGTGACGACGGCCAAGGGCTCCGGCGTCATCGGCCCGAAGCGCACCGCCGCCGCGCCGATGACGGCGAAGCCCAGCGTCGCGACGGACCGCTCCCGCCACAAAAGAAAGCCGAGCAGCCAACACCAGAGATAATCCAGCGCATTGGTCTCGAGCAGCGCCCGATAGGCGAGGCCGAAATCGGCGCCGCGCGGCAGCAGAAAGCAGAAGAGAGACAGAGCCATCAGCGCGAGCAGGCGCTTTTGATCGAGGCGCCGGAAGACGGGCGCGAGCAGATAATAGAAGACCTCTATCGCCAGCGACCACAGCGGCCCGTCGAATTGCAGAGGCCGCACGAAAAAAGCCTGCAAGAAAAACAGATTGCCGAGCGCGGCCGAATATTTCTCGCCCTCGATCGAGAAGCCGCCGATCTGGACATGGCCGTGAGTGGCGGCCTCGACCAGCAGCGACAGCGCCACCGCCCCGAGATAGAGCGGATAGATACGCAGCAAACGCCTCAGATAGAAGCCTTTTTCCTCGCGCTCAAGCGAGGCGGCGATGGAAAAGCCGGACATCAGCAGAAAGCCGAGCACCGCGGCCTTGCCGCCGAAATCGTCGAATGTCTCGACAAAGCCGCCGGAGGCCGCCGGATACCAGCTCAGATGCCCGGAAAGGACCACGAAGGCGAGGAAGAAGCGCAGCAGCGCCAGAATCTCCCATGGCGCGCTTTGGGTGGTGACGGGCATAGTCTTCCTGTCGGCGGCGGCGAGCCCGCTGCGAAATCCGTTGCCGCATGCGGTTATGCCACTATAAGCGGCCCGATGACCGAGGACAGCGCCCGTTATCGCCTGGAGCGGAGCGACGAGACGATTCTGGAGCCCCAGGGCTCCGGCGCGCCGCGCGCCGCGACCGCGACCTCCGTGGCCGATCTCGCCGCCGCCGGGCTGGTGGAGCCGGCGCGAGCGGCGGCGCTGGCGGCCGTCGAGGCGCGCTATAGCGTCGCCGTGACGCCGGAAATCGCCGCGCTGATCGACAGCGCTGATCCGGCGGACCCGATCGCGAGGCAATTTCTGCCCGACCTGCGCGAGCTGGAGACGCGCCCGGAGGAGCTGGCCGATCCGATCGGCGACGACGCCTTCAGCCCGGTGGAAGGGCTGGTGCATCGCTATCCCGATCGCGTGCTGCTGAAGCTGCTCTCGGTCTGCCCGGTCTATTGCCGCTTCTGCTTTCGCCGCGAGACCGTCGGTCTCGGCAAGGGCGCCATGCTCTCCGACGAGGCCGTGGACAAAGCGCTCGCCTATGTCGCGGAGCGGCCGCAGATTTTCGAGGTCATTCTGACCGGCGGCGATCCGCTGGCGCTCTCGGCCCGGCGGCTGCGCATGGTCGCCGAAAAGCTCGCCGCCATTCCGCATGTCGCCGTTCTGCGCATCCACACGCGCGCGCCGACCGCTGCGCCGCGCCTCGTCACGCAGGAGCGGCTGGCGGCGCTGAAGGCGAGCGGCAAGGCCGTCTATATGGTGCTGCACGTCAATCACGCCCGCGAGCTGTCGACCGCGGCGCGGGAGGCGGTCGCCGACATTCAACGGGCGGGGATTTCGACTCTGGCGCAGACCGTTCTGCTCGCCGGCGTCAACGATTCCGCCGACACGCTCGAGCAGCTGATGCGCGCTCTGGTGACGGCGCAGATCAAGCCCTACTATCTCCACCATCCCGATCTCGCGCCGGGCACCGGCCATTTTCGCCTCCCGCTGGAGCGCGGACAGGCGCTTTATGCGGAGCTGGCGCGCCGGGTCTCCGGCGTCGCGCTTCCCTCTTACGTTCTCGACATTCCGGGCGGCTACGGTAAGGTTCCGCTTCAGCAATCCTACATCGAGCGCGACGTGGACGGCGGCTGGCTCGTCCGCGACCGCGCGGGAGAGCGAAGGCCCTATCCGGCGCAAGATCGCGACCGATAGCCGCCGCGCCGCTGGCGGCGTCGCCGCAAGATTGGCAAATTGTTCGTCTCATTGCGCGTATATGGCTCGTCTCACCAACGAAAGCTTCGCCTTGCGCCGATTTCTCGCTCTCTGCCTCGTCCTCTTCTTCGCCGGCGCCGCCGTCGCCGCGGAGCCCTCTTCCACGCTCGAGCAGTTCAATGCGCGGCTCGACGCCGCCCGCGCGACGCTCGAGGAAGTGGAGACCGCCCTCGCCGATCCCTCGCTCAATGACGCGACGCTCAAGAGCCTGCGCGATCGCGTCGATACGCTGCCGGCCGAGCTGCAGGATGTGATCGACCGGCTGACGCCGCGCCTCGCCGCCTTGCAGGCGCGGCTCGACGAGCTGTCCGGCCCGGCCAAGCCCGCCGGCGAGACGAAGGAGGCGCCCGCCGCCGCGCCGCCGACCGAAGCGCCGCCCAAGAAGGAGGAGCCCGCCCCCGGCAAAGGCGCGCGCGCGCCCGGCAATGGCAGAGCGGTTATCGCCAGAGCCTCGGCCGAGACGCGCTCCCTGCCCACGGCCGTCCCCGCTGCGCCAGCCCCCGCCCCCGCTCCGGCGGTGGATAGCGGCTCGCTGGCGACGGCGAGCGTCAACGCCGAATTCGCCGAGCAGAAGAAGCTCTATGAGGAGGTGGACGCGACGCTGAAGCGCGCGCGGGCGCTGTCGATCGAGACGCGGCAGACCGCTCTGGTGATCCGCGCGCGGCAACGGGCGCTCTTCGCCAAGACCTTGTTCCTGCGCACCAGCGGTCTGTTCTCCCCGGCGCTGTGGAGCGCCGCTCTGCAAGAGCTGCCCTATGACGCCAAGATCTTCGGCCTGCTGCTGGAGCAGCGCGCCGAGGCCGTCTCGGCGCGGCTGCGCAATGGGCAGCTCGAGAGCTTTCTGGCGACGATATTTTTCGTGCTGCTGCTCGCCGTGCCGGCGACCTTGTTCGCCCGCCGCTTCGCGAAGCGCGAGGCCACGATCGAGGCGCCGGACCAATTCCACAAGGCCACGGCGGCGGTGACGACGACCATTGTGACCGCGGCGCTGCCGATCGCCATCGTCGCGGCCATCGCTCTGGCGCTCGACGCTTTTCAGCTCGAGGACGCCGTTCTCGCCCCGCTCGGCCGGCGTCTGTCCGAATCGGTGACTTTCGTCGCGGTCTCCCTGGGGCTGGCGCGCGGGCTGCTGGCGCCGGGCCTGCCGCAATGGCGGCTCGTCGGCTTGGGCAACCGGCTCTCGCTGCGGCTGCTCTATCTCGCGGTTCTCGTCGGCTTCGTCGCCGCGGCGACGCGCGTTCTCGAGCAGATCGCCGAATTCGTGCAGGCGAGCCTTCCGGTCATCGTGCTGACGCGCGGCGGCGGCGCCTTGTTCATCGCCATCGTCTTTCTCATCGTCACCGTGGCGACGCGCCATGAGACATGCGACGACGACCCCGGCGCCGATCTCGACGGACGCGACCGCATCTATGCGCTGCGCCTTCTCGCCTGGGTGGAGATCGTCGTCATCACGGGCGCGCTGGCGGCCGGCTATGTGGCTTTCGCCAATTTCCTGGTGCTGCAGCTCGCCTGGCTCGCGGCCGTCGGTGCGGCGCTCTATCTGCTGCTCGCCTTTGTCGAGACCGGCCTTCAACATCTCTTCCAGCCGGAGACGACGCTCGGACGCACGCTCGTCTCCGGCTTCGGCGTGCGCAGCGAATCGCTCTGCCAGCTCGCCGTGCTCTCGACCGGCGTCGCGACGCTCGCTCTCTACGGCTTCGCGCTCTTCGTCGCGCTCGTCCCTTATGGTTTCCAGTCCGGCGATTTCCTGGGCAATCTCCAAACCGCCTTCGCCGGCTTCAAGATCGGCGAGGTCACCATCTCGCCGGCCGGCATGGCGACGGCGCTCGCCCTCTTCGCCCTCACCTATGGGGCGACCAAGGCGCTGCGCCGCTGGCTCGACCAGCGCCTGCTGCCGCTGACGCGGCTCGACATGGGCCTGCGCCACTCCATCGGCGCCAGCCTCGGCTACGCCGGATTCATTCTGGCCGTCTCCGTGGCGCTGGCCGAGCTCGGCCTCAGCCTCGAGCGCCTCGCCATCGTCGCCGGCGCCCTTTCGGTCGGCATCGGCTTCGGCCTGCAATCGATCGTCAATAATTTCGTCTCCGGCCTCATCCTGCTGTGGGAGCGGGCGATCCGCGTCGGCGACTGGGTCGTGCTCGGCGACGAGCAAGGCTATGTGAAGCGCATCAATGTGCGCTCGACCGAGATCGAGACCTTCGATCGCGCGACGATGATCGTGCCCAATTCCAATCTCGTTTCCGGCGTGGTCAAGAATTGGTTGCGCAACGACCGCATCGGCCGCATCAAGATCGCCATCGCCCCGCATTCGGGCGTCGATCCCGAGCAGATTCGCGAGCTGCTGCTCGCCGCCGCAAAGGCGCAGGACGGGCTTCTACGCATCCCGGCGCCGCAAGTTATGTTCCTCGCCATGGAGCAGAGCGCCTTTCGCTTCGAGCTCTGGTGCTATGTCGAGGATGTCGAGCAGGCAACGCGGGTGAAGAGCGATCTGCTCTTCGACATCTACCGCCGCTTCGCCGAGGCGGGCGTGAAGATTTCCGCCCCCGCGCCGGCGCCGGCGGTGGTGCAGGTGATGGGGCTGGAGCCTTTCGCGCCCGCGCCGCGCGTGCTGGAGAGCGGGCGCGAGCGGGACTATGCGGTCGCCGGCGAATGAGTGTAGAAGGCGCGCGCGTTCCGCTTCATCTCGCTCACAGACGAAAGCGCATGTCTCCTTCCCTTCGCTTCCTCGCGCCGGCCGCGGCGCTTCTCGCGCTCGCCTCCTGCACGAGCGAGAGCCGCCTGCCGAAAGAGCCGGAGCAGCCGAGCTTCTATCGCTCGCTCGCCGCGCCGAATGCGCGCGTCGACGCGCAGGCGGCGCGGGACATGATCTCGCTCTATCGCAGCAACAATGGGCTCTCGGCGCTGGCGCTGGACCCCGCGCTGCAAGAGGCCGCGCAGGCGCAGGCGAGCGCCATGGCCTCCGCCAATTCGCTGAGCCATGTGGTGCGCGGAACGCTGGACATGCGCCTCACCGCGCGCGGAATGCGCAGCGTCAGCGCCGCGGAGAATGTCTCGGCCGGCTATCACACGCTCGCCGAGGCGTTCTCGGGATGGCGGCAATCGCCGCCGCACAATAAGAATTTGCTGATGAAGAAAGCGACGCGCATGGGCATTGCGACCGCCTATGCGCCCAATGCGAAATACAAGGTCTATTGGGCTTTGATTCTCGCCGATTAGAAGCGCTTTCCGATCGAACGGAATCGTTCGATCGATCAGAATTCGCTTCCAAAAGAGAAATGAGAGCGTCATCGATTGGATGACGCTCTAACCGCGATTATGCAGCGCTTGACCGGCTTTCGCGGTGAAGTGGAACATTTTTTGGTTCCAGATGACGCGCGCGCAGCACCAGCGGCTCTGGCGGCGGGCCGGAGTTTCGAAAGGCGAAGGCTTGCGGGTGGACGGAAAAGGGTTCGGATTTCGGGGGCGCTCGCCCCGCCGGTCATGTCGCGAGGCGCGGAATGCGCGCGAGCGCGATGCGAAGGAATCGCTGGTCGGGACAGCTCGTCGGCAGATGGATTTTGATGGCGGTCTTCATCTCGACGACACGCGCGGCGATTTTCACGAGACGTAGACGCAGAGTGTCGAACTGAGCCGTCCGCCAAGCCGAGCGCTTGGGCGCCGCCATGCGCAAGCCCCACATGATCCAATAGGCTCCGGCGTGCAGGAACAGGCGAAGCTGATTGGCTGTCGCCTTCATGCATGAGGTTCGGTCGGCGCAAAGATGCGTCTTCCAGGATTTGATATGGTTCTCGGCTTGGCCGCGTCGGCAATAGACATCTTCATAGAGACGGCGGGCATTGCGGGCTTCGAGATTGGTGACGACGAAGCGCGTGTCGACGCCGTCGGGCCCTGCTTCGGTTCGTGCGATGATGCGCTCGACGCGGCTCCAGCTCTGTGCGCCGTCGAGGAATTCCTTGTAGCGCCGCGCCTTGCCGGCCGAAGGCGTCGCCTCGAACGCGGCCTTGGTTCTGGCTTCGAGGCCGAGGATATGCGATCTCAGCGTCGTCGTCGGGGCGACGCCGAAGATGAAGTCGAGGCCATTGGCGCGGCAGAAGTCGATCGTCTCGGGCGTGCAATAATGGCTGTCGGCGCGCAGCAGAATTTTCGTTCTCGGCCAATTGGTGCGAATGGCGCGCAGCAGGCGGCGCAGGAAGCGCTCGGCCTCCCTGCCGCTGGGGCGCTTTGCCGGCCGCAGCATGGCCGAGACGAAGCGGCCAGAGCCGTCGAACACGACGATCGGTTGAAAACCATATTCGTCATGATGCGCGTTGAAGAGGCGGAGTTGCTGGCCGCCGTGGACAGCGTCGAAGGTGTCGTCGATGTCGAGCGTGATGCGCTCTGGAACGCGATGGAACGACTCGCAATAGAGATCGACCAAGGCGCGGCCCATGCGCAGCAGAGCGCGAGCGTCCGGCAGATTCTCGAAGCGCGAGATCGTCGACTGCGAGGCGAGCTCGCGCTCGGACGGCGCGACGCCTTGCGCCATCTTGAAGATCGGATCGCTGCGCAGAGCCGAGGCGTCGTTGCCGTCCTCATAGCCGGCGCCGATCATGAGCAGGCGAAAGCGCATGATGTCGGCGAGCGTGTGGGTGACGAGATCGGGATCGCGCGGATCGCGGATGCAGCCGGCGAGCCGCTCGGCGACGCGCAGGCGCTGCTCGATCTCACGCAGCAGCAGCACGCCGCCATCGGAGGACACGAGGCCGCCGTCGAATTTGGCGACGACGGTCTTGCCGGAAACAGGTGACAGGCCGGAAAGCGGCAGGGTAAAATCGTTCATGGCGGGCGTGGCGGCTTCGAAATGGCGCGAGTTGGATTCGACACCCGAACTCTACGCTAAATCAAAAGGCTGTACCACTCCCGCCAACCTGCGGTGAATTTTCCGGGCTAAAGGCTCACGCCCGGCGCTTGCGCTTGCGGCCGCCGCTCGTCGCCGTGCCGCCGCCGCCCGGCGTTTTCGTCGCCGCATCCTCCGGCCGCACATAACGCACGCCGAGAAAGAAAAGTATTTGCGCCTCGCCGACGACGGACGGCGCTCGTGGCGCCGACCTCGCCTTCGAGGAGAAGGCTATGAGCTCGCCCATTTCATCGGCCCCCGCAATGAACCGGCCCCCGCAATGAAGCGCGCAAATCGCGCGTTCGGTCGATAGGGCGATTAGGGGCCGCCGAGGGTTAATGTTGCGTCAATGTCCACGCGCTAAATTCGCCGTTCGTGTATTAAGTTTGCGATTGGTGCGTATATGCCACGAGGCGAAAGCGAAAATCGGAAGGCCGAGGCGGCTCTGTTCCGCGAGATCGTCGACCAGTTCGTCGCGCGTCCGCTGCATCCGGCGGCCGATATCGACCAGTTCGAGACGCTCGTCGGAGGCTTCATCGATGTGCTCGACGCCGATGTGGTCGCCGAGCGGGCTTTGGAATTGTGCCGCCACCCGGACACGCCGCGCGGAATCGTCGCGCGGCTGCTGGACAAGGGCGGACGCGTCTCCCGCATCGCCGTAGAATATGCGCCGGTGATTCACGCCGGCCTCGTGCGCGCGCTGGCCGAGCATGGCTCGGCCGAGCTCGCCGTCGCCATCGCCCGCCGCTCCTCGCTGGAACGCAAGATCATCGCCGGCCTCGCCTCGCGCGGCG
It encodes the following:
- a CDS encoding CAP domain-containing protein; translated protein: MSPSLRFLAPAAALLALASCTSESRLPKEPEQPSFYRSLAAPNARVDAQAARDMISLYRSNNGLSALALDPALQEAAQAQASAMASANSLSHVVRGTLDMRLTARGMRSVSAAENVSAGYHTLAEAFSGWRQSPPHNKNLLMKKATRMGIATAYAPNAKYKVYWALILAD
- a CDS encoding lysine-2,3-aminomutase-like protein; translation: MTEDSARYRLERSDETILEPQGSGAPRAATATSVADLAAAGLVEPARAAALAAVEARYSVAVTPEIAALIDSADPADPIARQFLPDLRELETRPEELADPIGDDAFSPVEGLVHRYPDRVLLKLLSVCPVYCRFCFRRETVGLGKGAMLSDEAVDKALAYVAERPQIFEVILTGGDPLALSARRLRMVAEKLAAIPHVAVLRIHTRAPTAAPRLVTQERLAALKASGKAVYMVLHVNHARELSTAAREAVADIQRAGISTLAQTVLLAGVNDSADTLEQLMRALVTAQIKPYYLHHPDLAPGTGHFRLPLERGQALYAELARRVSGVALPSYVLDIPGGYGKVPLQQSYIERDVDGGWLVRDRAGERRPYPAQDRDR
- a CDS encoding DUF3772 domain-containing protein produces the protein MARLTNESFALRRFLALCLVLFFAGAAVAAEPSSTLEQFNARLDAARATLEEVETALADPSLNDATLKSLRDRVDTLPAELQDVIDRLTPRLAALQARLDELSGPAKPAGETKEAPAAAPPTEAPPKKEEPAPGKGARAPGNGRAVIARASAETRSLPTAVPAAPAPAPAPAVDSGSLATASVNAEFAEQKKLYEEVDATLKRARALSIETRQTALVIRARQRALFAKTLFLRTSGLFSPALWSAALQELPYDAKIFGLLLEQRAEAVSARLRNGQLESFLATIFFVLLLAVPATLFARRFAKREATIEAPDQFHKATAAVTTTIVTAALPIAIVAAIALALDAFQLEDAVLAPLGRRLSESVTFVAVSLGLARGLLAPGLPQWRLVGLGNRLSLRLLYLAVLVGFVAAATRVLEQIAEFVQASLPVIVLTRGGGALFIAIVFLIVTVATRHETCDDDPGADLDGRDRIYALRLLAWVEIVVITGALAAGYVAFANFLVLQLAWLAAVGAALYLLLAFVETGLQHLFQPETTLGRTLVSGFGVRSESLCQLAVLSTGVATLALYGFALFVALVPYGFQSGDFLGNLQTAFAGFKIGEVTISPAGMATALALFALTYGATKALRRWLDQRLLPLTRLDMGLRHSIGASLGYAGFILAVSVALAELGLSLERLAIVAGALSVGIGFGLQSIVNNFVSGLILLWERAIRVGDWVVLGDEQGYVKRINVRSTEIETFDRATMIVPNSNLVSGVVKNWLRNDRIGRIKIAIAPHSGVDPEQIRELLLAAAKAQDGLLRIPAPQVMFLAMEQSAFRFELWCYVEDVEQATRVKSDLLFDIYRRFAEAGVKISAPAPAPAVVQVMGLEPFAPAPRVLESGRERDYAVAGE
- the epmA gene encoding EF-P lysine aminoacylase EpmA, translating into MTRVSPWWARDVYADRKPFLKARARIAAALRQFFSTQGFAEVETAALQLSPGNETHISAFGVDLVSDAGEASRLYLHTSPEFSCKKLLAAGEERIFTFARVFRNRERSALHHPEFTMLEWYRAHEPPERLMEDCAGLLAATAEALGVERFAYRGASVDPYEEPEAISCREAFDRYAGMDLAALLGDRDGLARAAALDGIRVAEDDDWSDLFSKILSEKVEPQLGRARATLLCDYPASEAALARPKADDLRFAERFELFACGVELANGFGELTDPAEQRRRFEEQMEKRARIYGDRYPVDEDFLEALAHMPPASGIALGFDRLAMLASGAERIEQVLWTPVAEKGT
- a CDS encoding very short patch repair endonuclease; this encodes MAEDPAKRSAIMRAVKSRDTSPEKVVRALLRGFAPHYRLHREDVPGNPDIAYVGRKRAIFVHGCFWHGHDCARGARTPKTNADYWRAKIARNRARDIAHQEKLASIGWRALIVWECELKDRAALEAKLREFLA
- a CDS encoding IS1380 family transposase, which gives rise to MNDFTLPLSGLSPVSGKTVVAKFDGGLVSSDGGVLLLREIEQRLRVAERLAGCIRDPRDPDLVTHTLADIMRFRLLMIGAGYEDGNDASALRSDPIFKMAQGVAPSERELASQSTISRFENLPDARALLRMGRALVDLYCESFHRVPERITLDIDDTFDAVHGGQQLRLFNAHHDEYGFQPIVVFDGSGRFVSAMLRPAKRPSGREAERFLRRLLRAIRTNWPRTKILLRADSHYCTPETIDFCRANGLDFIFGVAPTTTLRSHILGLEARTKAAFEATPSAGKARRYKEFLDGAQSWSRVERIIARTEAGPDGVDTRFVVTNLEARNARRLYEDVYCRRGQAENHIKSWKTHLCADRTSCMKATANQLRLFLHAGAYWIMWGLRMAAPKRSAWRTAQFDTLRLRLVKIAARVVEMKTAIKIHLPTSCPDQRFLRIALARIPRLAT
- the efp gene encoding elongation factor P yields the protein MKVIASSIRKGNIIEKEDGHLYVVLKAESFFPGKGTPTTQIDMRRLSDGVKVADRYKTTEQVERAFVEDQDFSYLFGDDDGFTFMNTASYDQVIVPKDVLGDQAQWLQEGMVCILSLFNGVAVGIQLPARVTLEITETEPAMKGQTASSSYKPAIASNGARVMVPPHIQAGTRIVIQTEDGSYVERAKD